In Bradyrhizobium guangdongense, the sequence CCATGGTGCCTCGTCAGCGCATCGCTACGCTTCTAGCAACCGCTTCCTCGATCGGCATCGCTGCACGCAACAGCAATGCCGCTGCAGCCTGGATATCGTCGAGATGGACGGTCGGCAACCGGGTTTCAACCGCGGCATCGGTCGCAACACCGACAATTCCGGGATCGTCGGGAAACAGCAGCGGCTTGTCGTTCGCGGAGCGATGCACCTCGATCTTGCGATGCGGCTCACGCTTGAAGCCTTCGACCACCACGAGGTCGACCGAGGACAATTTGCTCAAAAGTTCCGGAAGCCGCGGCTCGGGCGCACCGCGCA encodes:
- the mobB gene encoding molybdopterin-guanine dinucleotide biosynthesis protein B, producing the protein MKVIGLAGWSGAGKTTLLTRLIPHFNAQGVRVSVIKHAHHRFDVDVPGKDSWRHREAGAAEVLVASSNRWALMHELRGAPEPRLPELLSKLSSVDLVVVEGFKREPHRKIEVHRSANDKPLLFPDDPGIVGVATDAAVETRLPTVHLDDIQAAAALLLRAAMPIEEAVARSVAMR